TATCGCATGCATTCAGCGGTTTGAGGGAGAAGACGTCTTCCTTGATGATGTGGCAGGTCCAGGAGTTCCCGGTCCCGTCGCTGTTCTCCCAGAACTGGACCTGTCCCGACTGGTAGGCGACGCATAGCACATCGAGGTCGGCGTCTCCGTCGACATCCGCCGGTATCGCGCTGAGAGCGGATTCTATCGTTCCACCGATGTTGTGCCTTGTCCATGTGCTGCCGCTTCTCTTCCACCAGGCGACCTCGTCCTCGAAGTAGGCTGCGGTGACGATTTCCAGGCTGCCATCCCCGTCGATATCGCCCGGGAGGATGCTGTGGACGAGGTAGTCGGTGGCGATCATGTGCTTGGTCCATGTCGAGCCGTTCTCGTACCAGAAGACCTGGTCAGGGGACGGAGCGCCCCCCAGGACATCCTGGTCTCCGTCGCCGTCGATATCGCAGCCATAGGTGCAGAAGGTGTTCGGCACGCCGTAATACGTAACCGGATGCCGCTCGTAGGCATACTGTACGCTGATGATCAGACTGCCGGGCGATTCCCACCAGTTGGTGAGCAGGGCACTCGAGAACTGGCTCCCCCAGGAGGGAACCGGGCCGGGGACACCCCATCCTCCGGTCCAGTCGGTCTGGGCAGAGGAACCTGCGAGCACAGATGCCGGGACGAGCAGCGCAAGAGCGAGCTTGTTCACAGCCACCCCCGATCACAGCCGCACGCGTGATGTGCCAGGCAATGCATGCCGGGATTTCGCACAGAATGTGCCCGTCTCACCATAGGAAACGAAGATCTGCAGTGACAGACCCGGAAGGATGGTCTGATGCTATGGCGGGATAGCCGGGAAGGGTCGAGTCGATTCATCCTTGCCGGCGTTGTATCACCATCCGCCTGTCCGGATCAGGTTGTCGCAGCAGCCCGGGGTCGAGCGGTACCGCGGCACGTCGAAGACAGCCTTCACCTGGGCCCATGTGTCGCTCTCGAGCCCCACTTCACCATATGCCGTCATTGTCAGCGGAAAAACCGTCCAGGAGAGGAAGGCAGTCCCTCCAGGGCCGTATCCGGCCATTGTGTCGAAGTACAGTGAGACCGGCTGCCCGCACGTGAACGGAATGCTGGCATGAATTGTCTCCGACCAGGTGGTGTCGGCGTTTCCGAAGTGCCTGACCCATAGATCATGCCACACTCCCTGGGAAATGTACCTGAACCTCGCATCCCCCGAGCCCCAGTCGATGTAGGCGAAGATCGTCACGGAGGTCTCGATGACGAGGGAGTCGGTTCCGTAGGGAATCGGGACCATGTAGGAGTTCATCATCCCCCAGTAGTCGGGAATGCTCTGGGGGACCTGGATGTTCGCACATCCGCCGAACGTCCATTCTACCGGGCCGGTAAGCGTCCAGTAGGGTGGAAGTGAGTTGAAGTCGACGTCTATGAGAACCTGGTCGGCATTCGCGAGGCAGAAGCTGATCAAGGAAGCAAACACGTATCTCATCATGCTCACCTCCAGGCCGGCAGATGGCCTGAAGATCGGTGCAGCTGAACGCAGTGTTCGCCGGCCCAGACAAGTATCGAACACTCATGCGCAGCAGTCAACGATTGCTCCTGGAAACCCGGCCGGCTCCTGGCTTGGGATTCTTCATTTCCGTTGACGCGCAAATGACCGTGCCGGACCTGCTTGTTCCTGCGGACGCAATAATGAGGGCTCGCCGAGGTCCTGGAACTCTACGGCGATCCGGTCGCGCTCCAGAAGGTTTCGCTCGTTCTGATGAAGTAGTCGCAGCATCCCGGGGTCGCGCGGTACCGCGGGATGTCGAAGAGGGTCTTCACCTCGGCCCATGTGGTCCGGGCGAGCCCTACGGTCGAGGGTACCCATGGTTGCCAGATGATGAAGTCGTCGCTGTAGAAGCTGTGGTCGACACCCTGGGATGTATTGTCGCTCAGGAGCGACGGCCAGCCGCCGGTCGAGAGCTCGGTGTCGACTATGACCCAGAACTGCTCGTCGCAGATGAGCGGCGTGGAGTAGTTGGCGTATACCGCTGCATAGTGAGTGGCGGTGACCGAGGTCTGATCCAGCTGGGTCATCGGCCCGGAGGCGTCGCCATTGTAGACCTCTGCATAGAAGCAGGGGGTGTCCCAGGGATAGCTCGAGTGGTGGTAGAACCAGAACTCGGTGTTGTCTGCATCCCATTCGCCGGAGCCTCCGAAGTCCGCCAGGTTGAACCAGACACCCCTGTAGAGACCGTGCCAGGTCAGCCAGTATGCGGTGCCGTCATCGTATGAGATCTGAGCGTGGGAAGCAGGAATGTAAACGGGCTCGTCGAGGCGGACCTGGCCCGAGACCAGAGCGGCAGGCATGAGCAGAGCAACAGCACAGAGAGTAGTCATCGTGCACCTCCCTGTTTCATCCCTGTTCATTCTGCATAAGCCGGCCCCGGGTGTCAACATAGCAACCCTGCGACGAAACTGCCCATCTGGCAGCTTTTCGCCGATCCCGCCACCTCCCGGAATTGTTCACGGCATACGGTTCCGCCTTTTCTGGAATCGTTCCAGAACGAAAAGAAGGCCATCCCTGCAGGTCGAGTCCTCTGTTCCTGAACAGGAAGGCGACAGGACGAGATTGTTGAGGGCTCTGACTTAACCGAGCCTTATGAACCGACGATCGCTTCGGTATGTTCCGGGAGCTTGCGAGACAGGACCGTTCCTTGGTGGTATTCGTGAAGAACCTGCTTCTGACGATTCTAGCATCCATGGTTCTGGCGGCCGAGTCTTCGTCGGAATCGATAACTATCGGTACACCGGAGTATCCTTCCGGTCTGCCCTGGAGCAGCGGTTGAGGCGATCCCTGCCGCTACCAGTTGGTAGTTCTCGAATCCGAGATCGGTGGCGCGATCGAGATGGAGGCCCTTGCCTCCCCATCCACCCTCATACCGGAGATCAGGCTCATCGGGCATTCGATCCCGCGTTGATCGGGATCCCGGGCCGACCGCGCCTACGGCAGCGACCATGAGCGTGGCCAGGCGATCGGGTCGCCGGGTGTCGATTCATCCATTCCTGGCAAGGTCAGCCGAGGGCTGGTCGGGCGCATAAATCCCGAATCCCTTTATTCACTATACTGGATTCGAACTCCCAGCAACAGCTGTCGTTGGCATTGCGTGATTCTGATAGTCCCGCTGGATTGAGCCCGATGGGAGGATCATGAATCTGCCGGCCCTCGAAATGCTGTGCTGCCCTGCCTGCCACGCCACCTTCGACCTGGAGCGCCGAAGCTCTTCAGGAATCATTCTTCGTTCCGCGGATCTGACCTGCACCGGCTGCCGGTGCGATTTCCGCATCTTCCATGGAAGGCCGCTCCTGGTCAGGCATGACGGGATACACGAATGGAAGGCCCCTATCGACGAGGTACTCGGAATCCCTGACCTCACGCCTGTCGAAGGGCCTCTCTCGATGGGCAGGCTCGCACGGATGGGGGTGGACAGTGCCATCGACCTGCTGAAGTCTCCCGGCAGGCTGACCGGCTGCATCCCAGGCTCGAAACCAGGATCTGCCGCGATCCCGGAAGGACTCGACGGACAGGTCGTATACCGGATGAGCGGGAGGTGGCTCGGCAGCAGGGGCAGAAAGGAAAAGCTCGAAGCATCGATCACAGCCATGAGACGATCCGTGAGAGCATTCGTCGATGCTGCCATATCGGCAGATGCAGATACGATCCTGGACATCGCCTCCGGCGGGGGAAGCGGGATCTGCTGCATCGCGAGCGTTCTCACCGGAGATCAAAGGATCTTCGCGGCCGAGAGGGACTACAAGTGCCTCTGGGCGATCCAGAGCAAGTTCGAATACCTCGGCAGAGCCTCCTGCTGCGAAGCCGTGGGTGCAGATATCCTGCAGCTACCCTTCCGGGACCGATCCATCGACCTGATAACGTCGCTAGCTGCACTTCCGGAGATCATGGGTATCAGCAGAGTCCTCTCGGAGATTTCCCGCATTCTCACGCCCGGCGGGCGATACGTCGCCCTCTACAACCCCGATCCCGACACCTACGGGATCCTGCCGGTCGTGGACTATTCGAGGTTTGCCCGCGAGGCGGACCTGTACTCCGGGCACGATGACTTCCTCCGGACCGCAGCAGGCTCAGGCCTCGTTCCGGTCGAGGTGGACGAGTTCGACGAGGACTCGAGGAGGAGGGTCCTGACGATCTTCCGGAAGCCTTGAGAATAGTCATTTCGTGTATCATCCCGGTCCGTCACCGCCTCCAGTATGTCTTGCGCGGCTGGTCTCGGGCGACCGCCCGGGATGTTGCGATCCGGGCATTGACCCCGTCGGGCCGCGGCCCGATTGTGCAGGGTCGATCAAGGAGCGAAACGCCTTTGTGAAGGAGCCTGTCCATGCCGGAATGCCCCTCCTGCGGAGCCGACGAGCCGACCGGTACGGGTTACTGCAGCTACTGCGGCAGGAAGCTGCCGAGGCCGACCCCCGTGCCCCCGCCCGAAACGGCGGATGGCGACCCATACCGGCAGCCTTCCCGAGCCCCGGTGTATCCCCCGGGACAGCCTCCGATCAAGAACTGGTTCATCGAATCGCTGCTCGTCACGATCCTCTGCTGCATGCCGCTGGGCATCGGAGGCATCATCAACGCCGCCAGCGTCGACAGGCTCGCATCTTGCGGCGACTTCGAAGGTGCCAGGAGGGCGGCCTCGCGCGCGAAGAACTTCGTTCTGGCAGCGGTCGTCACCGGGGTTCTGTCGACCCTGGCGTATGTTGCCATGCAGTTCATCGTATCAGTCGGAGAGCGCTGAGTTGACTTGCGCAGGCGCGCCCGGCACGAGGCTCCGGGCTCTGATCACTCTTTCGATGCTTGCGTCACTCGCTGCCTTCATGCTCTTCACCGGGCCCGAATCTCACTGGTGGATTCCCGGGTGCCCCTTCCACGAGCTGACTGGCCTCTTCTGCCCCGGCTGCGGTTCGATGAGAGCGCTGGACCTCCTCGTCGCGGGAAGGCTCAGCGAGTCACTCCGCTCGAATGCACTGCTCACTC
This is a stretch of genomic DNA from Candidatus Fermentibacter sp.. It encodes these proteins:
- a CDS encoding CD225/dispanin family protein; its protein translation is MPECPSCGADEPTGTGYCSYCGRKLPRPTPVPPPETADGDPYRQPSRAPVYPPGQPPIKNWFIESLLVTILCCMPLGIGGIINAASVDRLASCGDFEGARRAASRAKNFVLAAVVTGVLSTLAYVAMQFIVSVGER
- a CDS encoding DUF2752 domain-containing protein, whose amino-acid sequence is MTCAGAPGTRLRALITLSMLASLAAFMLFTGPESHWWIPGCPFHELTGLFCPGCGSMRALDLLVAGRLSESLRSNALLTPSLVLILTGLAAEIVHPGRAPFRVGCRSSLIVGKAFLIAVVVFTVIRNLPLELSRWLIPA
- a CDS encoding methyltransferase domain-containing protein, whose protein sequence is MNLPALEMLCCPACHATFDLERRSSSGIILRSADLTCTGCRCDFRIFHGRPLLVRHDGIHEWKAPIDEVLGIPDLTPVEGPLSMGRLARMGVDSAIDLLKSPGRLTGCIPGSKPGSAAIPEGLDGQVVYRMSGRWLGSRGRKEKLEASITAMRRSVRAFVDAAISADADTILDIASGGGSGICCIASVLTGDQRIFAAERDYKCLWAIQSKFEYLGRASCCEAVGADILQLPFRDRSIDLITSLAALPEIMGISRVLSEISRILTPGGRYVALYNPDPDTYGILPVVDYSRFAREADLYSGHDDFLRTAAGSGLVPVEVDEFDEDSRRRVLTIFRKP